In Rutidosis leptorrhynchoides isolate AG116_Rl617_1_P2 chromosome 2, CSIRO_AGI_Rlap_v1, whole genome shotgun sequence, one genomic interval encodes:
- the LOC139888341 gene encoding uncharacterized protein yields MCTISLNIRGLGQLGKISWLKRICSKERPTILGLQETKSEQTQDNIIESFWGNSNFKFVQKDSVGASGGIITIWDCNSFIFEHAIEGEFFLAISGSWAGYDSQITFINVYGPHSSSKKLRLWSELSSLINSLTTPFILFGDFNEVRNASERMNCEFNQQWATNFNNFINNFGLIDIPLGGKKFTRICIKRMKFSKLDRFLVSDDILKLWPNISSKTLDRDLSDHCPILLRNTYFNSGPKPIRVFNTWLELKDADSIINRAWSIPMTGNRPDCILRNKLKNVKLELKKHIAQLDNLDTQILEHLNKINEWEALAETRPLSEFEKNKWLDDKFSHLDKEKKKANMLK; encoded by the coding sequence ATGTGTACGATATCTCTTAACATTCGGGGTCTTGGGCAATTGGGTAAAATTTCTTGGCTTAAACGTATTTGTAGCAAAGAGAGACCAACAATACTTGGTTTACAAGAAACTAAAAGTGAACAAACTCAAGACAACATCATTGAATCATTCTGGGGAAATTCTAATTTCAAATTCGTTCAAAAAGACTCGGTTGGGGCATCTGGGGGAATCATCACTATTTGGGACTGTAATTCATTCATCTTCGAGCACGCCATTGAAGGTGAATTTTTTCTTGCAATTAGCGGATCATGGGCGGGTTATGATTCTCAGATTACTTTCATAAATGTATACGGTCCACACTCCTCCTCCAAAAAACTAAGACTTTGGTCTGAGTTATCATCCCTTATAAACTCCCTCACAACTCCTTTCATTTTATTCGGTGACTTTAATGAAGTTAGAAATGCCTCAGAACGCATGAATTGTGAGTTCAACCAACAGTGGGCTACTAATTTTAATAACTTCATTAACAACTTCGGATTAATTGACATCCCCCTAGGCGGTAAAAAATTCACTAGAATCTGCATTAAAAGAATGAAATTCAGTAAATTAGATAGATTCCTTGTTTCTGATGATATTCTAAAATTATGGCCTAACATCTCCTCCAAAACACTCGATCGTGACCTGTCTGATCATTGTCCCATACTCCTTAGGAACACCTATTTCAATTCTGGACCTAAACCCATTCGTGTATTTAACACTTGGCTTGAACTCAAAGACGCTGATTCGATCATCAATCGGGCCTGGTCTATCCCCATGACTGGAAATCGCCCTGATTGTATCCTCCGTAACAAACTAAAAAATGTTAAATTGGAACTTAAAAAACATATTGCACAACTCGATAATCTTGACACTCAAATTCTAGAACACCTAAATAAGATTAACGAATGGGAAGCTTTAGCTGAAACTAGACCTCTCTCCGAATTCGAGAAAAACAAATGGCTTGATGATAAATTCTCACACCTTGATAAAGAAAAAAAGAAAGCTAACATGTTAAAATAA